A genome region from Hydrogenoanaerobacterium saccharovorans includes the following:
- the fba gene encoding class II fructose-1,6-bisphosphate aldolase encodes MLVSAKEMLTKAREGHYAVGQFNINNLEWTKAALQAAQECNSPIILGVSEGAGKYMTGFKTVAAMVKAMVESMGITVPVALHLDHGSYEGAKACIEAGFSSIMFDGSHYSIEENIEKTKELAALANEKGISLEAEVGSIGGEEDGVVGAGEVADPAECKMIADLGVTMLAAGIGNIHGKYPENWKGLNFEVLAKIQDATNGMPLVLHGGTGIPDEMIQKAISLGVSKINVNTECQLVFAEATRKYIEAGKDLQGKGFDPRKLLAPGAAAIAASVKEKMEMFGSVNKA; translated from the coding sequence ATGTTAGTATCTGCAAAAGAAATGCTTACCAAAGCCCGCGAAGGCCATTATGCTGTTGGTCAGTTCAACATCAACAACCTTGAGTGGACAAAAGCGGCTTTACAGGCTGCACAGGAGTGCAATTCCCCAATTATCCTCGGTGTATCTGAGGGTGCAGGAAAATATATGACCGGTTTTAAAACCGTTGCCGCTATGGTAAAAGCAATGGTAGAGAGCATGGGTATTACAGTGCCTGTTGCTTTGCATTTGGACCACGGCTCTTACGAGGGTGCAAAGGCTTGCATCGAGGCAGGTTTTTCTTCTATTATGTTCGATGGTTCTCACTACAGCATTGAAGAAAACATTGAGAAAACAAAAGAGCTTGCTGCTCTTGCCAATGAAAAAGGCATTTCGTTAGAGGCAGAGGTTGGTTCTATCGGCGGCGAAGAAGACGGCGTTGTTGGTGCCGGCGAAGTTGCTGACCCTGCAGAGTGCAAAATGATTGCCGATTTGGGCGTTACCATGCTTGCTGCAGGTATCGGTAACATTCATGGCAAATACCCCGAGAACTGGAAAGGTTTGAACTTTGAGGTTCTTGCTAAAATTCAGGATGCTACCAACGGTATGCCTTTGGTACTGCACGGCGGTACCGGTATCCCCGATGAGATGATTCAAAAAGCAATCAGCCTCGGCGTTTCGAAAATTAACGTAAACACCGAATGTCAGCTGGTATTTGCTGAAGCCACCCGCAAATACATCGAAGCCGGTAAAGACCTGCAGGGCAAAGGGTTCGACCCCCGCAAACTGCTTGCTCCCGGTGCTGCTGCAATCGCAGCTTCTGTAAAAGAAAAGATGGAAATGTTTGGTTCTGTAAATAAAGCTTAA
- the gltX gene encoding glutamate--tRNA ligase yields the protein MKLEGVRTRFAPSPTGYMHVGNLRTALYAYLTAKAEGGKFLLRIEDTDQERFVEGAIDIIYKTLRETGLIWDEGPDIGGPVGPYVQSERMGMFKEYALQLVEKGAAYYCFCDKDRLEEVRVLQKASGQAPHYDGHCRELSKEEIAEKLASGIPYVIRQKMPKDGTTTFHDEIFGDISVENETLDDQILIKTDGMPTYNFANVVDDHLMCISHVIRGNEYLSSTPKYNLLYEAFGWDVPKYIHCPPVMKDSTHKLSKRNGDASYEDLIEQGYLKDAVLNYIALLGWSPKGDREIFTLDELIKEWDFTGISKSPAIFDTQKLSYINGEYIKAMPLDEFHKIALPWIKKAVKHDVDTKLIAHMLQPRTEVLHDIPEQLDFIDELPEYSTELYIHKKMKTNEENSLESLKAVLPVLEALDDYSVEGVHAALFQVIESLGVKNGLILWPVRVAVSGKQFTPGGGVEICALLGKEESIKRVKKGIELLSK from the coding sequence ATGAAATTAGAAGGCGTACGTACCCGATTCGCCCCCAGCCCAACAGGATATATGCATGTCGGTAACCTGCGCACCGCGCTTTATGCTTATTTGACAGCAAAAGCAGAGGGCGGCAAATTTTTACTTCGCATTGAAGATACCGATCAGGAACGCTTTGTTGAAGGCGCGATTGATATTATCTATAAAACCCTGCGCGAAACAGGGCTGATTTGGGATGAAGGCCCAGACATCGGCGGCCCTGTAGGCCCATATGTACAAAGTGAACGCATGGGAATGTTTAAAGAATACGCCCTGCAATTGGTTGAAAAGGGCGCTGCTTATTACTGCTTCTGCGATAAGGACAGGCTGGAGGAAGTTCGTGTTCTGCAAAAAGCATCGGGGCAAGCACCGCATTACGACGGGCACTGCCGTGAACTTAGCAAAGAGGAAATTGCCGAGAAGCTTGCATCGGGCATCCCTTATGTCATCCGCCAAAAAATGCCTAAAGACGGTACCACTACATTTCACGATGAAATTTTCGGTGACATCAGTGTAGAGAACGAAACACTGGATGACCAGATTTTAATTAAAACAGACGGTATGCCCACTTACAACTTTGCAAACGTTGTGGACGACCACCTGATGTGCATTTCGCATGTTATCCGCGGCAACGAGTATCTTTCGAGCACGCCAAAATATAATCTGTTGTACGAGGCATTCGGCTGGGATGTTCCCAAATACATCCACTGTCCGCCTGTTATGAAAGACAGCACCCATAAGCTCAGCAAACGCAACGGAGACGCCTCTTACGAGGACTTAATTGAGCAGGGTTACTTGAAAGATGCGGTGCTCAACTACATTGCTCTGCTCGGGTGGAGCCCGAAAGGCGACCGCGAGATTTTCACACTGGATGAGCTCATCAAAGAATGGGATTTTACGGGCATTTCAAAATCTCCCGCTATTTTTGATACACAAAAACTAAGCTACATCAACGGCGAATACATTAAAGCAATGCCGCTTGACGAGTTCCATAAAATAGCACTGCCATGGATTAAGAAAGCAGTAAAACATGACGTAGACACCAAGCTGATTGCGCATATGCTGCAGCCTCGTACCGAGGTTCTGCACGACATACCCGAACAGCTCGATTTTATTGATGAATTACCGGAATACAGTACCGAGTTGTATATACACAAAAAGATGAAAACCAACGAAGAAAACTCGTTGGAAAGCTTAAAAGCAGTACTGCCTGTATTGGAAGCACTGGATGATTACAGTGTGGAGGGTGTGCATGCGGCTTTGTTTCAGGTAATTGAATCACTCGGCGTTAAAAACGGTTTAATTCTTTGGCCGGTTCGTGTTGCTGTTTCAGGCAAGCAATTCACCCCCGGCGGCGGCGTAGAAATCTGCGCACTGCTTGGCAAAGAGGAATCTATAAAAAGAGTGAAAAAAGGCATCGAATTGCTCAGCAAATAA
- a CDS encoding DNA-3-methyladenine glycosylase family protein translates to MNSTICRLAIPVEEGFSLADTLNCGQCFRWNQTESGWFEGVVEGRFCCVSQDDYGILLQGIADGEEDFWRDYFDLATNYANIRTKLCKDKTLAKAAEFAPGIRVLRQHPWETLCSFIISQNNHLARIKGIVARLCECFGDEITNGVYSFPAPERLAVLSEEDLAPLRSGFRAKYILDAARKVSTGEVVLADIKTMPLDDARAALQKIHGVGPKVAECALLYGFARMECFPMDVWMKRAMKYLFPNGLPQCAKENAGIAQQYIFHYARMCPDAFPEKM, encoded by the coding sequence TTGAACAGTACAATTTGCAGGCTTGCCATCCCGGTCGAAGAGGGTTTTTCTCTTGCCGATACACTAAACTGCGGGCAGTGCTTTCGTTGGAACCAAACCGAAAGCGGCTGGTTTGAGGGCGTAGTGGAAGGTAGGTTTTGCTGTGTTTCGCAGGATGATTATGGAATACTGCTGCAAGGAATAGCAGACGGCGAAGAAGATTTTTGGCGGGATTATTTTGACCTTGCCACCAACTATGCGAATATCAGAACAAAGCTATGCAAAGACAAAACGCTTGCCAAAGCCGCTGAATTTGCACCCGGTATCCGAGTTCTGCGCCAGCACCCGTGGGAAACACTGTGTTCTTTTATCATCAGCCAAAATAACCATTTGGCACGCATCAAAGGCATTGTAGCACGGCTTTGCGAGTGTTTTGGCGACGAAATCACCAACGGTGTTTACTCATTCCCTGCCCCTGAACGTTTGGCTGTTCTCAGTGAAGAAGACCTTGCCCCGCTGCGCAGCGGGTTTCGCGCCAAATACATATTGGATGCAGCGCGTAAAGTAAGTACCGGTGAGGTTGTACTTGCAGACATAAAAACTATGCCGTTGGATGACGCCCGTGCAGCACTGCAAAAAATACACGGAGTAGGGCCAAAGGTGGCAGAATGTGCCCTGCTTTACGGTTTTGCAAGAATGGAATGTTTCCCGATGGATGTGTGGATGAAACGGGCGATGAAGTATCTGTTCCCCAACGGGTTGCCTCAATGCGCGAAAGAAAATGCCGGCATTGCGCAACAATACATTTTTCATTATGCTCGCATGTGTCCGGATGCATTCCCCGAAAAAATGTAA
- the rlmB gene encoding 23S rRNA (guanosine(2251)-2'-O)-methyltransferase RlmB, which yields MNENRIDDKTTDLIYGRNSVIEALKSDQSIDKVYIGTADSKGSIGKIIGMAKDRGIPVKDVTGQKLDAMCGSTNHQGVAATISAVEYSSIEDIYQKAEEKGEPLFVIIADEIEDPHNLGALIRTAECSGAHGVIIPKRRSAGLSPTVFKASAGAANYTPIVRVPNLVAAIDELKERGVWIYCADMDGQNWCKVDYSGAVGLVIGSEGNGVGRLIKEKCDFTVSLPMLGQINSLNASVAGGIIMYEIARQRMKL from the coding sequence ATGAATGAAAATAGAATCGACGATAAAACAACCGATTTGATTTACGGCAGAAACTCTGTGATAGAAGCCTTAAAGTCGGATCAAAGCATTGATAAAGTATATATAGGCACCGCTGACAGTAAAGGCAGCATCGGCAAAATTATCGGTATGGCAAAAGACCGCGGCATCCCTGTAAAAGATGTAACCGGGCAAAAGCTTGACGCTATGTGCGGCAGCACAAATCATCAGGGCGTAGCGGCTACCATTTCAGCGGTGGAGTACAGCTCGATTGAAGATATTTATCAAAAGGCAGAAGAAAAGGGTGAGCCGCTGTTTGTCATCATTGCAGATGAAATAGAAGACCCACATAATCTCGGTGCACTCATCCGTACCGCAGAATGCAGCGGTGCTCACGGCGTTATAATCCCTAAACGCCGCAGTGCAGGGCTTTCGCCCACTGTGTTTAAAGCCTCGGCGGGTGCAGCAAACTACACACCAATTGTGCGTGTACCCAACCTTGTGGCTGCAATTGATGAGCTTAAAGAGCGTGGTGTGTGGATATACTGTGCTGATATGGACGGACAAAACTGGTGTAAAGTAGATTATTCGGGCGCAGTGGGTTTGGTTATAGGCAGCGAAGGCAATGGTGTCGGCAGGCTTATTAAAGAAAAATGCGATTTTACCGTTTCACTGCCCATGCTTGGGCAGATTAATTCACTTAACGCATCGGTTGCGGGCGGCATCATAATGTACGAAATTGCCCGCCAAAGAATGAAACTGTAG
- a CDS encoding SpoIIE family protein phosphatase, with translation MKAGTQRIGTSFGSRLKQALAAKSSWIENGICAAVAFVMANAFLFNTMAPFGVSFAASVKRENSLAAAAGAILGYTFSYNPTSNIKYIIAVVLMVAASWVISDTRLSKYRGFAVPIVALISVLIADLAVFSLGGLTLYDAVLSASEASLAAGTTFFMMRSLTVAEHRENLLCLNNSDISCLIITFAIAMMALGSFLIAGLSVGRIVAVVIILMCAKYGHEAAGAVAGVTAGAAMGLLGSSFTYLAAAYGFGGLVAGMFANFGSFGCAVIFVIVNGIVSLVLGGQFEVMNSMYEVFAASVLFVVIPTSWTDKLMLARRSKTEAVTQTAKDIMLSKLHFASQALSDISTTTQQVSGKLMTMQSVDIGTVYSKSVDSACRRCKQRGECWGGDFSASMDSMNHFGGVLKRKGKITEQDFTGRLAEMCVRKPEMVLAVNAEYSLFAQRQGSRQKVSQIRGVVTDQFEGMSMMLGSLATELSEIYEIDNRKNRCIVDMFMRYKTELSAASSYEDKFGRLYVEVTLPSFKLARLPVAEITAELSDLCETTFDLPAIQEAEGTAKLMFAEKANLSAEFGRAQIPYGNSKLCGDCCDFFLDNRGRAHMIVSDGMGSGGKAAIDAAMTVSLLTKLINAGFEFDAALKMVNSALLVKSNEESLSTIDLACVDLYTGKAEFLKAGAAPTFVLRSGTVGKVESMSMPAGILRGVEFEKSTMTLREGDIIVMISDGVILTGIDWMYPQIKLSKSLSAQELAQEIANTAKVRRVDNHDDDITVAVMKLSKGV, from the coding sequence ATGAAAGCAGGAACACAAAGGATTGGGACGAGCTTTGGCAGTCGGCTCAAACAGGCGCTTGCAGCAAAAAGCAGCTGGATTGAAAACGGCATTTGTGCAGCGGTGGCATTTGTTATGGCAAACGCTTTTCTGTTTAATACAATGGCTCCATTCGGGGTTAGCTTTGCCGCATCGGTAAAACGCGAAAATTCTCTTGCGGCAGCGGCGGGGGCTATACTTGGCTACACCTTCTCTTACAACCCTACATCTAATATAAAATACATAATTGCTGTTGTGCTTATGGTAGCGGCAAGCTGGGTGATATCAGACACCCGCTTGTCAAAATACAGGGGCTTTGCAGTACCAATTGTTGCGCTGATTTCGGTTTTAATTGCCGATTTGGCGGTGTTTTCACTGGGTGGTTTAACTTTATATGATGCTGTTTTAAGTGCATCGGAGGCTTCTCTTGCTGCAGGCACCACCTTTTTTATGATGCGCAGCCTTACGGTTGCCGAACATCGTGAAAATTTGCTCTGCCTTAACAACTCAGATATTTCATGCCTTATTATCACCTTTGCCATTGCTATGATGGCACTTGGCTCTTTTTTAATAGCAGGGCTTTCCGTTGGCAGAATTGTAGCGGTTGTCATCATTTTAATGTGTGCCAAATACGGGCATGAGGCAGCAGGTGCGGTTGCAGGTGTTACAGCGGGTGCAGCAATGGGGTTGTTGGGCAGCAGCTTTACTTATTTGGCTGCGGCTTACGGCTTTGGCGGCTTGGTAGCAGGTATGTTTGCAAACTTTGGCAGCTTTGGTTGTGCTGTTATTTTTGTTATTGTAAACGGGATTGTATCGCTGGTGTTGGGCGGACAATTTGAAGTTATGAACTCGATGTACGAAGTGTTTGCAGCAAGTGTGCTGTTTGTGGTGATTCCCACCTCATGGACGGACAAGCTGATGTTGGCACGGCGCAGCAAAACCGAGGCAGTAACACAGACGGCAAAGGATATTATGCTGAGCAAGCTGCATTTTGCGTCACAGGCATTATCTGATATTTCGACAACCACGCAACAGGTTTCGGGCAAGTTGATGACGATGCAGAGCGTTGACATTGGCACTGTATACAGTAAAAGTGTGGATAGTGCCTGCCGCCGCTGTAAACAAAGAGGCGAATGCTGGGGCGGAGATTTTTCTGCAAGTATGGATAGCATGAACCATTTTGGCGGAGTACTGAAGCGCAAAGGCAAAATTACCGAGCAAGATTTTACCGGCAGGCTTGCCGAAATGTGCGTTCGTAAACCTGAAATGGTGCTTGCGGTGAATGCCGAGTACAGTTTGTTTGCACAGCGTCAGGGCAGCCGCCAAAAAGTATCGCAGATACGCGGTGTGGTCACCGACCAGTTTGAGGGTATGTCCATGATGCTCGGCTCTCTCGCAACAGAGTTGTCTGAAATTTACGAGATAGACAACCGCAAAAATCGCTGTATTGTAGATATGTTTATGCGCTATAAAACAGAGCTTTCCGCTGCATCCAGCTACGAAGATAAATTCGGCAGGCTGTATGTAGAGGTGACCTTACCGTCTTTTAAGCTTGCAAGGCTGCCTGTGGCAGAAATCACCGCCGAGCTTTCAGATTTATGCGAAACTACTTTTGACTTGCCTGCGATACAAGAGGCAGAAGGCACCGCGAAACTGATGTTTGCCGAAAAGGCAAATTTAAGTGCAGAGTTCGGCAGGGCGCAAATTCCGTACGGCAACAGCAAATTGTGCGGAGATTGCTGCGACTTCTTTCTTGATAACCGCGGGCGCGCGCATATGATAGTGAGCGACGGTATGGGCAGCGGAGGCAAGGCTGCCATTGATGCTGCAATGACCGTAAGCTTGCTTACAAAACTGATCAATGCGGGATTCGAGTTTGATGCTGCGCTCAAGATGGTAAACTCAGCGCTGCTGGTTAAATCCAATGAAGAATCGCTTTCCACTATCGACCTTGCCTGTGTGGACCTCTATACCGGCAAAGCTGAATTCCTCAAAGCGGGTGCCGCACCCACCTTTGTTTTGCGTTCCGGTACGGTTGGCAAGGTAGAATCTATGTCTATGCCGGCAGGCATTTTGCGCGGGGTGGAGTTTGAAAAATCAACGATGACACTGCGCGAGGGTGATATCATCGTGATGATTTCAGACGGCGTAATTTTAACGGGTATCGACTGGATGTACCCGCAGATTAAGCTGAGTAAATCACTTTCGGCACAGGAATTAGCGCAGGAAATTGCAAACACAGCCAAGGTTCGTCGTGTTGACAACCACGATGATGATATTACCGTTGCGGTGATGAAGCTGAGTAAAGGGGTATAA
- a CDS encoding oligosaccharide flippase family protein: MKKIKAFVINAVLLTVTSLLMRTVGVSFGVYLSNKIGAAGIGLYQLIMSVYVLAVTLATSGVNLASTRLVAEELGRNNPSGAKKAMHRCLAYSIIFGTATAIVLFANAETVGTTWLSDERTIPSLKLLAVSLPFISMSSAISGYFTAVRRVYKSASAQVFEQLIRITLTIMGLTAFMPRGLEFACLAIVGGSSIAEFCSFFYSFLLYLYDTRRYKTNKQPVGGLTKRLLGISLPVAFSAYARSGLITIEHLLIPRGLKKSGASAESALASYGLLQGMVLPVILFPSAFLQALAGLLVPELAECRAQCHEVRINYIVGRVFQVTLLFSIGVAGVMFCYANELAVAIYKNYDTAKYICILAPLIPVMYLDTAVDGMLKGLGEQVSSMRYNIIDASCSVVLVYFLVPKFALAGYICAIFFTELLNALLSTNRLVSITQFRFNLWASVIKPIFGIVGSAAASKLIFRLLGVAFSSPVSEVCSHIAVALIVYLLFLCLSCCITREDIEWGVSIFK; the protein is encoded by the coding sequence ATGAAAAAAATTAAAGCCTTTGTCATCAACGCGGTGCTACTGACGGTAACTTCTCTGCTGATGAGAACGGTTGGCGTTTCTTTCGGCGTTTACCTGTCCAATAAAATTGGTGCAGCAGGGATAGGGCTTTATCAGTTGATTATGTCTGTGTATGTACTGGCTGTTACACTCGCCACCTCCGGTGTAAATCTCGCATCTACCCGATTGGTTGCCGAAGAACTGGGAAGAAACAATCCATCGGGCGCAAAAAAAGCAATGCACCGTTGCCTTGCGTACAGCATTATTTTCGGTACTGCTACAGCTATCGTACTTTTTGCCAATGCAGAAACAGTGGGGACTACTTGGCTTTCTGACGAACGTACGATTCCTTCACTCAAACTTCTTGCGGTAAGTTTGCCGTTTATTTCAATGTCTTCTGCCATCAGCGGATATTTTACCGCGGTGCGGCGGGTTTATAAAAGCGCATCTGCACAAGTATTTGAACAGCTGATACGCATCACCCTCACGATTATGGGGCTTACCGCCTTTATGCCGCGTGGTTTGGAATTTGCCTGCCTTGCCATTGTGGGAGGAAGCAGTATCGCAGAGTTCTGCTCGTTCTTTTACTCGTTTCTTCTTTATTTATACGACACAAGGCGTTATAAAACCAACAAGCAGCCCGTTGGAGGTTTAACCAAACGCTTACTTGGCATCTCGCTGCCTGTTGCGTTTAGTGCGTACGCCCGCTCGGGGCTTATCACCATCGAGCATCTTTTGATACCGCGCGGACTAAAAAAATCCGGCGCATCTGCCGAATCTGCTCTGGCTTCTTACGGGTTACTGCAAGGTATGGTATTGCCTGTTATCCTGTTCCCTTCCGCCTTTTTACAGGCGCTTGCAGGATTGTTGGTTCCGGAACTTGCTGAATGCCGCGCCCAGTGCCATGAGGTGCGTATTAATTACATAGTAGGGCGTGTATTTCAGGTTACACTGCTTTTTTCTATCGGCGTAGCGGGGGTAATGTTCTGCTATGCAAACGAACTTGCCGTGGCTATCTACAAAAACTACGATACCGCAAAATATATCTGTATTCTTGCCCCGCTTATCCCCGTGATGTATTTGGATACCGCTGTAGATGGCATGCTGAAAGGGCTGGGCGAACAGGTAAGCTCTATGCGGTACAATATTATTGATGCTTCGTGCAGTGTGGTGCTCGTCTACTTTTTAGTGCCGAAGTTTGCACTTGCAGGTTACATCTGCGCTATTTTTTTCACCGAACTGCTCAATGCTTTACTCAGTACCAACCGCTTGGTTTCTATCACGCAGTTCCGTTTTAATTTATGGGCAAGTGTAATAAAACCGATTTTTGGCATCGTCGGCAGTGCTGCTGCATCAAAGCTGATTTTTCGATTGTTGGGCGTGGCGTTTTCGTCACCCGTCAGCGAGGTTTGTTCGCATATTGCAGTAGCTCTTATTGTTTATCTGCTTTTCTTGTGCCTTTCGTGCTGTATTACACGCGAAGATATTGAGTGGGGCGTATCTATTTTTAAATAG
- a CDS encoding response regulator: MYNVIIVEDDPMVAAINRQYIEQNPLLCVTAELRSGKEALAYLQTHTADLAIVDYYMPIMNGMEFLQAVRQQSIALDFVMVTAVNDAATIGQLMQLGLVDYLIKPFEMKRFTQAMEKFITQRQITGSKTPLEQSTLDKLLQAQQETGSNELLDKGLQQRTLDILYACLVQNKNVLMTAEDITEKTGLSRVTVRRYMNYLLDRREIISEIDYSTGGRPCIMYQLSTSSKHSKK; encoded by the coding sequence GTGTATAACGTAATTATAGTAGAGGACGACCCGATGGTTGCCGCCATCAACCGCCAGTATATAGAACAAAACCCACTGCTTTGTGTTACTGCCGAACTGCGAAGCGGCAAAGAAGCGCTTGCTTACCTGCAAACGCATACTGCCGACCTTGCAATTGTAGATTATTACATGCCAATTATGAACGGTATGGAATTTTTACAAGCTGTGCGTCAACAGAGTATTGCGTTAGATTTTGTGATGGTAACCGCCGTAAATGACGCGGCAACAATTGGTCAGCTTATGCAGTTGGGTTTGGTAGATTATTTAATAAAGCCATTTGAAATGAAGCGCTTTACACAAGCGATGGAAAAGTTTATTACACAGCGCCAAATAACAGGCAGTAAAACACCTTTAGAGCAAAGTACATTAGACAAACTGCTGCAAGCACAGCAAGAAACGGGCAGCAATGAGCTACTAGATAAGGGTTTGCAACAGCGAACATTGGATATTTTATATGCTTGCCTTGTACAAAATAAAAATGTTTTAATGACTGCTGAAGATATTACGGAAAAAACCGGACTTTCGCGTGTAACGGTGCGACGTTATATGAACTATTTATTGGATAGGCGAGAAATAATAAGTGAAATAGACTATTCCACCGGCGGCAGACCATGTATTATGTATCAGCTGAGTACATCCTCCAAACACAGTAAAAAGTAA